From the genome of Bordetella sp. H567, one region includes:
- a CDS encoding integrase arm-type DNA-binding domain-containing protein has product MALGVYPAVSARSAREKHAVAPEQLASGLNPTAEKRLAKLKATEDVRK; this is encoded by the coding sequence ATGGCGCTGGGCGTTTATCCCGCGGTCTCGGCCCGCTCGGCGCGTGAGAAGCACGCGGTTGCTCCTGAACAGCTGGCCAGCGGCCTTAATCCCACAGCGGAAAAGCGACTGGCGAAACTCAAGGCGACCGAGGACGTGCGCAAGTAG
- a CDS encoding putative quinol monooxygenase yields MSESISFIVHLPGKPEVRDELYTSLIKVLDAMSHEPDFINTYLHRSAEDPDTLVLYETWACSAQYFQEHHLKKDYRVDYEAKLKKLLKSERRFEWLEPVRGYESRTPRP; encoded by the coding sequence ATGAGCGAGAGCATCTCGTTTATCGTCCACCTGCCCGGCAAACCGGAGGTACGCGATGAACTTTATACAAGCCTCATCAAGGTACTCGACGCAATGTCACACGAACCGGACTTCATCAACACCTACCTGCACCGGTCGGCGGAAGATCCCGACACGCTGGTCCTCTACGAAACTTGGGCATGCAGTGCGCAATACTTTCAAGAGCATCATCTGAAGAAGGACTATCGTGTCGACTACGAGGCTAAGCTCAAGAAGCTGCTGAAGTCCGAGCGGCGGTTCGAATGGCTCGAACCAGTTCGTGGTTACGAAAGCCGTACCCCACGTCCATGA
- a CDS encoding Bug family tripartite tricarboxylate transporter substrate binding protein, whose amino-acid sequence MQHLKQDLAAIALMTAAAPWGAMAADQEAVYPQRPVALVIGFPPGGSADALARLLAHSMGEALGKKVIVQYKPGAGGNIGAEYVARATPDGYTVFLGGRPNTIHKSMYGTMKYDFARDLVPVGLVARLPFVMVSATHSPIATVQDVVRIARTYPGALSCASPGTGTTAHLLCELLQQEMDLDIRHVPYSGGAQALTDVMGGRIDIYIAPVAGTLPHIRAGKLRPIVAMSPRRIPAMAHVPTLDEAGVSELSGLELGDWSGLVAPAGTPPHVIAKLNRSINAALMDPALHDAMAQQAFATPLQPNTPAAFKELIVEETDRWNGILRMRNIKPLH is encoded by the coding sequence ATGCAGCATCTCAAGCAGGACCTCGCAGCCATTGCCTTGATGACCGCGGCTGCGCCATGGGGAGCTATGGCGGCCGACCAGGAAGCGGTATACCCGCAGCGTCCGGTTGCGCTGGTGATTGGTTTCCCACCCGGCGGCAGTGCCGATGCCCTGGCCCGGCTCCTCGCGCATTCCATGGGCGAAGCCCTCGGAAAAAAAGTGATCGTCCAGTACAAACCTGGCGCCGGCGGCAACATCGGCGCGGAATATGTCGCCCGCGCGACGCCGGACGGCTATACGGTCTTCCTTGGAGGACGGCCGAACACCATACACAAATCGATGTATGGAACCATGAAGTATGACTTCGCACGCGATCTGGTCCCGGTTGGGCTGGTCGCCAGACTACCGTTCGTCATGGTGAGCGCCACGCACAGCCCGATCGCTACCGTACAGGATGTGGTAAGGATCGCCCGTACGTATCCAGGGGCGCTGAGTTGCGCGTCCCCCGGGACAGGGACAACCGCGCATCTGTTGTGTGAACTGCTGCAACAGGAAATGGATCTCGACATCCGGCATGTGCCATACAGCGGTGGCGCGCAGGCGCTAACGGACGTAATGGGCGGTCGGATAGACATCTATATCGCGCCTGTTGCCGGGACGCTGCCCCACATCCGGGCGGGAAAACTCAGGCCGATCGTCGCGATGTCGCCTCGACGGATACCGGCCATGGCTCATGTGCCGACGCTGGATGAAGCCGGCGTGTCGGAACTGTCGGGGCTCGAGCTTGGGGACTGGAGCGGCTTGGTCGCGCCGGCTGGCACACCGCCCCATGTGATCGCAAAACTCAACCGATCCATCAATGCAGCGCTGATGGACCCGGCACTGCACGACGCCATGGCGCAACAGGCCTTTGCTACGCCGCTGCAACCCAACACGCCGGCCGCGTTCAAGGAACTCATCGTCGAAGAGACTGACCGTTGGAACGGAATTCTGCGGATGCGCAACATTAAGCCGCTACATTGA
- a CDS encoding Bug family tripartite tricarboxylate transporter substrate binding protein, with product MHLLKRNLAAVVLASAIAPWWAMASDQEAVYPQRPVTLVIGYPAGGSADTLARLLAAHVGEALGQKMIIQYKPGAGGNIGAEYVARATPDGYTVFLGGRPNTIHKTMYGTMKYDFARDLVPVGLVATIPFVMVTSTHAPIASVHDVVRLARTYPGGLSCASSGMGTTSHLLCELLQQEVGIDMQHVPYSGGAQALTDVMGGRIDLYIATVAEGLPHIRAGRLRPLVTMSSLRTPAIPDVPTLEEAGVSELSGLELGAWSGLLVPAGTPPHVIAKLNRSINAALMEPALHDAMAQQAFATPLQPNTPAAFKELIAEETDRWNGILRMRNIKPLH from the coding sequence ATGCACCTTCTCAAGAGAAACCTCGCCGCCGTCGTGCTGGCAAGCGCCATCGCCCCGTGGTGGGCGATGGCATCCGACCAGGAAGCCGTATACCCGCAGCGCCCGGTTACCCTGGTAATTGGCTACCCGGCCGGCGGTAGTGCGGATACGCTGGCCCGGCTCCTCGCGGCCCACGTTGGCGAGGCGCTTGGCCAAAAAATGATCATCCAGTACAAGCCTGGCGCCGGCGGCAATATCGGTGCGGAATATGTCGCGCGCGCCACACCGGATGGCTATACAGTCTTTCTTGGTGGAAGACCGAACACCATACACAAAACGATGTACGGGACCATGAAGTATGACTTTGCGCGCGATCTGGTCCCGGTGGGTTTGGTCGCAACGATACCCTTCGTCATGGTGACCAGCACCCATGCCCCCATCGCCTCCGTACACGATGTCGTGAGGCTGGCCCGAACGTATCCCGGGGGGCTCAGTTGTGCCTCTTCCGGCATGGGAACAACGTCCCATCTGCTTTGCGAATTGCTCCAACAGGAAGTGGGCATCGACATGCAGCATGTTCCTTACAGCGGTGGCGCGCAAGCGTTGACAGACGTGATGGGCGGTCGGATAGACCTATATATCGCAACCGTTGCCGAGGGGCTGCCCCACATCCGCGCAGGCAGGCTCAGGCCGCTCGTCACCATGTCTTCTCTACGGACACCCGCAATACCCGATGTGCCCACGCTGGAAGAAGCCGGCGTGTCGGAACTGTCAGGACTTGAGCTTGGAGCCTGGAGCGGTCTACTGGTGCCCGCCGGCACGCCGCCGCATGTGATCGCAAAACTCAACCGATCCATCAACGCAGCGCTGATGGAGCCCGCACTGCACGACGCCATGGCGCAGCAAGCTTTCGCTACGCCGCTGCAACCCAACACGCCGGCTGCATTCAAGGAACTCATCGCCGAAGAGACCGACCGCTGGAACGGAATCCTGCGGATGCGCAATATCAAGCCGCTACATTGA
- a CDS encoding GlxA family transcriptional regulator yields the protein MTVRKVAIVIHEGVQALDVAGPADALHGANAYLPAAERYETVLVAGHRCPLRASNGMQLVADLSFDDAVGDFDMLLVAGGPAMPDAPPDPALTAWLRKAPQIARLYGSVCTGAFALGYAGLLDQRRAATHWQHAGKLSRRFPEARVEPDAIHIRDERLMTSAGVTAGIDLALAVIGENHGHGLALAVAKRLVMVAQRQGGQSQFSPYLTAPSDPDSPVARVQALVMGNIGQRHTLQSLAAAACMSTRNLTRYFMQEAGITPYAFVQQARVDAARKMLEAGDQPLKSVAFSCGFGTVDRMRIVFNERLGVTPAQYRASFHRRIGHRPSAFATPPP from the coding sequence ATGACGGTCAGGAAGGTGGCGATCGTCATTCATGAAGGCGTTCAGGCCCTGGATGTGGCAGGACCGGCCGATGCCCTGCACGGCGCCAATGCCTACCTGCCCGCGGCCGAGCGATACGAAACCGTACTTGTCGCGGGACATCGCTGCCCCTTGCGGGCCTCCAACGGAATGCAGCTGGTTGCGGACCTGAGCTTCGATGACGCGGTCGGTGATTTCGACATGCTGCTCGTTGCCGGCGGTCCGGCCATGCCGGATGCGCCGCCGGATCCTGCACTGACGGCTTGGCTGCGCAAGGCGCCGCAGATTGCCCGTCTGTATGGGTCGGTGTGTACCGGCGCTTTCGCGCTGGGTTATGCCGGCCTGCTCGACCAGCGCCGTGCCGCGACGCATTGGCAGCATGCCGGGAAGCTGTCCAGGCGATTCCCGGAAGCCAGGGTCGAGCCGGACGCGATCCATATCCGCGACGAGCGGCTGATGACGTCCGCCGGCGTCACGGCTGGCATAGACCTGGCCCTGGCGGTGATAGGAGAGAACCACGGGCATGGCCTCGCATTGGCTGTTGCCAAGCGATTGGTGATGGTTGCCCAGCGCCAGGGCGGCCAGTCGCAGTTCAGCCCTTACCTGACGGCGCCTTCGGACCCGGACTCACCCGTGGCGCGCGTCCAGGCCTTGGTGATGGGCAATATCGGCCAGCGGCATACCCTGCAATCGCTGGCGGCCGCCGCCTGTATGAGTACCCGCAACCTGACGCGGTATTTCATGCAGGAAGCCGGCATCACGCCTTATGCGTTCGTGCAGCAGGCGCGTGTGGACGCGGCCCGCAAGATGCTGGAGGCCGGCGATCAGCCCCTCAAATCCGTGGCCTTCAGCTGCGGCTTCGGGACCGTCGACAGGATGCGCATCGTTTTCAACGAACGTTTGGGCGTGACGCCGGCCCAGTATCGCGCCAGTTTCCACCGGCGCATTGGTCACAGGCCGAGCGCCTTCGCGACGCCGCCGCCGTAG
- a CDS encoding catalase has translation MTDKRSPDITGTQSLTHATGAPVADNLNTMTAGPRGPVLLQDIWLIEKLAHFDREVIPERRMHAKGWGAYGTFTVTHDITRYTKAKLFSEVGKQTPMFTRFSTVAGERGAADAERDIRGFAVKFYTEEGNWDIVGNNTPVFFFRDPFRFPDLNHAIKRDPRTGLRSADNNWDFWSLLPEALHQVTIVMSDRGIPKTFRHMHGFGSHTFSMINADNERVWVKFHFRCQQGIENLTDQGATSVVAGDRESHGRDLLQAIERGDFPRWKLYIQVMTQGQAQRHKHNPFDLTKVWPKADYPLIEVGVMELNRYPENYFAEVEQAAFSPANVVPGIGFSPDKMLQARLFSYGDAQRYRLGVNFNHIPVNAPQCPFHSYHRDGAMRTDGNLGGTPTYWPNSKGAWIGDDPSLQEPPLELDGAAAHWDHRVDEDHYEQPGNLFRLMTPAQQQLLFENTARAMGDAREEVKRRHIENCAKADPAYGGGVAKALGL, from the coding sequence ATGACCGACAAGCGATCCCCCGACATCACTGGAACGCAATCCCTCACGCACGCGACCGGTGCGCCGGTGGCCGATAACCTGAATACGATGACCGCCGGGCCGCGCGGGCCGGTACTGCTGCAGGACATCTGGCTGATCGAGAAGCTGGCCCATTTCGATCGTGAAGTGATCCCCGAGCGCCGCATGCACGCCAAGGGCTGGGGCGCGTACGGCACGTTCACGGTCACGCACGACATCACGCGCTACACCAAGGCCAAGCTTTTCTCCGAAGTGGGCAAGCAGACCCCTATGTTTACCCGCTTTTCCACCGTGGCCGGCGAACGCGGCGCGGCGGACGCCGAACGCGACATCCGCGGCTTCGCCGTGAAGTTCTACACCGAGGAAGGCAACTGGGACATCGTGGGCAACAACACCCCGGTGTTCTTCTTCCGCGATCCGTTCCGCTTTCCGGACCTGAACCACGCGATCAAGCGCGACCCGCGCACGGGGCTGCGCTCGGCCGACAACAACTGGGACTTCTGGTCGCTGCTGCCCGAGGCGCTGCACCAGGTGACCATCGTAATGTCGGATCGCGGCATTCCGAAGACCTTCCGGCACATGCATGGGTTCGGCAGCCACACGTTCTCGATGATCAATGCCGACAACGAGCGCGTGTGGGTCAAGTTCCACTTCCGTTGCCAGCAAGGCATCGAGAACCTGACGGACCAGGGCGCCACCAGCGTGGTGGCAGGCGACCGCGAAAGCCATGGCCGCGACCTGCTGCAGGCCATCGAGCGCGGTGATTTCCCCCGCTGGAAGCTATACATCCAGGTCATGACACAGGGCCAGGCCCAGCGCCACAAGCACAATCCGTTCGACCTGACCAAGGTGTGGCCCAAGGCCGACTATCCGCTGATCGAAGTCGGCGTGATGGAACTGAACCGCTATCCTGAAAATTACTTCGCCGAAGTCGAACAGGCCGCTTTTTCGCCCGCGAACGTCGTGCCCGGTATCGGGTTCTCCCCCGACAAAATGCTCCAGGCGCGGCTGTTCTCCTACGGCGACGCACAGCGCTATCGCCTGGGCGTGAACTTCAACCACATCCCGGTCAACGCGCCACAATGCCCGTTCCACAGCTATCACCGCGACGGCGCCATGCGCACCGACGGCAACCTGGGCGGTACGCCTACCTACTGGCCCAACAGCAAGGGGGCGTGGATAGGCGACGATCCGTCGCTGCAGGAGCCGCCACTGGAGCTCGACGGCGCGGCCGCGCACTGGGACCACCGGGTGGACGAGGATCACTACGAGCAGCCGGGAAATCTCTTCCGCCTGATGACGCCCGCGCAGCAACAGCTGCTATTCGAAAACACGGCACGTGCGATGGGCGATGCACGCGAGGAAGTGAAGCGGCGCCACATTGAAAACTGCGCGAAGGCAGACCCTGCCTACGGCGGCGGCGTCGCGAAGGCGCTCGGCCTGTGA
- a CDS encoding AI-2E family transporter, whose protein sequence is MQPNSMNEADSDLPGGGPPFDSVRFAANLLSATLIVAGLYYGREVLIPLAFAFLISFALSPLVTWLGRLRLPRGASVIGVMAVVIVVLGGLGLLLGTQLRALGEQLPTYQSTMEAKVVDLRTRLKAPGVLDRALETITSLRKEVESTTLPSADEAQRVAVVPGPESPLKTAGAWIAPALQPLATMGIILVFVFIALYDQGDLRDRALTILGGDLHRSTDALQEAATRIAKYLRMQLLVNVGYGVPMALGLWLIGVPGALLWGTLAAVMRFVPYVGPMISAIFPIGLAFAVDPGWHMLLWTIALVVVLELISNNVVEPLLYGTSTGLSAMSLIAAATFWTVLWGPVGLILSTPLTVCILVIGRHLPQLQFFETLLGAAPALDAPTRLYQRLIADDADEAIELANAEVRRSSVQAFYHDIGIEVLRIASREHLRSATAAHRWRVANGMERLLDDLREEYPPQGEGDNAMAVVCLGGKWELDNLASEMLAHALQMESIRADSRRVFAITSKAIETLALDEADLVCVSYFAANPQAPARHFCRRLRRRWPRLRIMLVLWNAPADLLENDSHKTLGADEVVTTVNEAVLRIQAMAAPPAAKQERKTDAVPIDPAREAALDVSGIVAGQVREVLDGLAQRAADVFDVGYAVIVLTSGDRELVVGQNRPLQGTLPRDEGNMIAMPRDEAIGKPVVGQDEALVVPDTERDPRFAGHPVVRLWGMRFFAGVPLRTRDERVFGALCLFDKEPRTLDERAIELLDSMALELAAVIISTLAVPEAPSPQAEATSATVAQPLPE, encoded by the coding sequence ATGCAGCCGAACTCCATGAATGAAGCCGACAGCGACCTCCCCGGAGGCGGGCCTCCCTTCGACAGCGTTCGCTTCGCGGCCAACCTGCTCAGCGCGACCCTGATCGTCGCCGGCCTTTACTACGGCCGCGAAGTCCTCATACCCCTGGCGTTCGCCTTCCTGATCAGCTTCGCCCTCAGCCCCCTGGTGACCTGGCTGGGGCGCTTGCGCCTGCCGCGCGGCGCGAGCGTCATTGGCGTCATGGCGGTGGTCATCGTCGTGCTGGGCGGGCTGGGGCTGTTGCTGGGCACGCAGCTGCGCGCCCTGGGCGAGCAGCTGCCTACTTATCAGTCGACCATGGAGGCCAAGGTGGTCGACCTTCGGACACGCCTGAAGGCGCCCGGCGTATTGGACCGCGCGCTGGAAACGATTACGTCGCTCCGCAAGGAAGTGGAAAGCACGACGCTTCCGTCGGCCGACGAGGCGCAGCGCGTGGCGGTGGTTCCCGGCCCGGAGTCTCCGCTGAAAACCGCCGGCGCCTGGATCGCTCCGGCGCTGCAGCCGCTGGCGACGATGGGCATCATCCTGGTCTTCGTCTTCATCGCCCTGTATGACCAGGGCGATCTGCGCGATCGTGCGCTGACGATCCTCGGTGGCGACCTCCATCGTTCCACCGATGCGCTGCAGGAGGCCGCCACGCGCATCGCCAAGTATCTGCGGATGCAGCTGCTGGTCAATGTGGGTTATGGCGTGCCCATGGCGCTGGGCCTGTGGCTGATCGGCGTGCCGGGGGCGCTGCTGTGGGGCACGCTGGCGGCCGTGATGCGCTTTGTGCCGTATGTGGGCCCCATGATTTCGGCGATATTTCCCATCGGCCTGGCCTTTGCCGTCGACCCCGGGTGGCACATGCTGCTGTGGACCATTGCCTTGGTGGTCGTCCTGGAGCTCATCAGCAACAATGTGGTGGAGCCTTTGCTCTATGGCACCAGCACCGGCTTGTCGGCGATGTCGCTGATCGCCGCGGCGACCTTCTGGACCGTGCTGTGGGGGCCAGTGGGGCTCATCCTGTCCACGCCCTTGACCGTATGCATCCTGGTGATCGGGCGCCACCTGCCGCAGCTGCAATTCTTCGAGACCCTGCTGGGCGCGGCGCCCGCCCTGGACGCGCCGACACGGCTCTATCAACGCTTGATCGCGGATGATGCCGACGAAGCGATCGAGCTCGCGAATGCCGAAGTCAGGCGGTCATCGGTTCAAGCGTTCTACCATGACATCGGCATCGAGGTGCTGCGTATCGCCAGCCGGGAGCACCTGCGCAGTGCCACCGCCGCCCATCGCTGGCGCGTGGCAAACGGCATGGAAAGACTGCTCGATGACCTGCGCGAGGAGTACCCGCCGCAAGGCGAAGGCGACAATGCCATGGCCGTCGTTTGCCTGGGGGGAAAGTGGGAGCTGGACAACCTTGCGTCCGAAATGCTCGCGCACGCGCTCCAGATGGAATCCATCCGCGCGGACTCCCGGCGTGTCTTCGCCATCACGTCGAAGGCCATCGAAACGCTGGCCCTGGATGAGGCGGATCTTGTCTGTGTGAGCTACTTCGCCGCGAACCCACAGGCGCCGGCGCGTCACTTCTGCCGGCGCTTGCGGCGCCGCTGGCCACGGCTGCGGATCATGCTTGTGTTGTGGAACGCGCCCGCCGACTTGCTGGAGAACGACTCTCACAAGACGCTAGGCGCGGACGAAGTCGTCACCACGGTGAACGAGGCAGTCCTGCGCATCCAGGCCATGGCGGCGCCGCCCGCCGCGAAGCAGGAGCGGAAAACCGACGCCGTGCCGATCGACCCTGCACGGGAGGCCGCGCTCGATGTCTCGGGCATCGTTGCGGGCCAGGTGCGCGAAGTGTTGGACGGGCTCGCGCAGCGCGCCGCGGATGTGTTTGACGTCGGCTACGCCGTGATCGTGTTGACCAGCGGGGATCGCGAGCTTGTCGTCGGCCAGAATCGGCCATTACAGGGCACCTTGCCCCGCGACGAGGGAAATATGATCGCGATGCCGCGGGACGAAGCGATCGGCAAGCCCGTCGTCGGCCAGGACGAAGCGCTGGTTGTCCCGGACACGGAGCGCGATCCGCGCTTCGCCGGCCATCCCGTGGTGCGGCTATGGGGCATGCGCTTCTTCGCGGGTGTGCCGCTGCGCACCCGGGATGAACGTGTGTTCGGGGCCCTGTGCCTGTTCGACAAGGAGCCGCGCACGCTGGACGAGCGGGCCATCGAATTGCTGGACAGCATGGCCCTGGAGCTGGCGGCGGTGATTATATCGACCCTGGCCGTACCGGAGGCGCCGTCGCCGCAAGCGGAGGCGACCTCGGCGACGGTGGCGCAGCCGCTGCCCGAATAG